The following are encoded in a window of Clostridium thermarum genomic DNA:
- a CDS encoding 3D domain-containing protein: MLHKKLLALSMSIVLLFSTSYITYAIYSPQDAIKESKAKFNQLSTKILDMNVEISSLNKAIDDLNEVISENIVSIEENVKQIEVLEKELSLLEKEIQESQEIADKRLRAMYKNSYNKSYLSLLLTSKNFSDLYEKVEATERIAAMDRELLENLGAKKEELNNNLASLDQKRQQLIDLKNTNVSNLQNLNDKKASLEKLIVQLDEEKKLAAAMIEENENKLIAHSISVIDSQGSSIEGMKGAISTLKSLIPQISTASVKKKAEEYLSTGNEKLTIMILNSKNAENNAGGNTTYKATYTMVATAYAGHTITAMGLKPVRDPDGLSTIAVDPSVIPLGTKVYIPGYGYAIASDTGGAIKGYKIDLFLNSNAECYKWGRRTVTLHVVAYPGEW, translated from the coding sequence TTGTTGCATAAAAAACTGTTAGCCCTGTCAATGTCAATAGTTTTATTGTTTAGTACAAGCTATATAACCTATGCCATATACTCTCCCCAAGATGCCATCAAGGAAAGCAAAGCTAAATTTAACCAGCTAAGTACTAAAATACTTGACATGAATGTTGAAATATCAAGTTTAAATAAAGCTATAGACGATCTAAATGAGGTTATAAGTGAAAACATTGTATCTATAGAAGAAAATGTAAAGCAAATTGAAGTTTTAGAAAAAGAGCTGAGTCTATTGGAGAAAGAGATACAGGAAAGTCAAGAAATCGCCGATAAACGCCTTAGGGCTATGTACAAAAATTCCTACAATAAAAGCTATCTTTCTTTACTTCTGACATCTAAAAACTTTTCTGACCTATATGAAAAAGTTGAGGCAACTGAAAGAATTGCAGCCATGGATAGAGAATTACTTGAAAATTTAGGAGCAAAGAAAGAAGAATTAAATAATAACTTGGCAAGTCTGGACCAAAAGCGTCAGCAGCTCATAGACCTAAAAAATACTAACGTATCTAATCTACAGAATTTGAATGATAAAAAAGCTAGCTTGGAAAAGTTGATTGTTCAGCTGGATGAAGAAAAAAAGCTTGCAGCTGCAATGATTGAAGAAAATGAAAACAAACTTATAGCTCACTCTATATCAGTAATTGACTCTCAAGGCTCAAGTATTGAAGGCATGAAAGGTGCCATTTCCACTTTAAAGTCCTTAATCCCTCAAATAAGTACAGCTTCAGTGAAAAAGAAGGCTGAAGAATATTTATCAACAGGAAATGAGAAACTGACAATAATGATACTTAACAGTAAAAATGCAGAAAATAATGCTGGCGGAAATACTACATATAAAGCTACATATACTATGGTGGCAACGGCTTATGCCGGTCACACAATAACGGCTATGGGGCTAAAACCTGTAAGAGATCCTGATGGCCTAAGCACTATTGCAGTAGATCCCAGTGTTATCCCCCTAGGTACTAAAGTATACATACCCGGTTATGGCTATGCTATCGCTTCCGATACCGGTGGTGCAATTAAAGGCTACAAGATAGACCTGTTCTTAAATTCAAATGCAGAATGCTATAAGTGGGGTCGAAGAACTGTCACCCTTCACGTGGTGGCATATCCAGGCGAATGGTAG
- the yaaA gene encoding peroxide stress protein YaaA, protein MIGNKKVAFYGIVFQALKAEDFDSEDIEFAQKSLRILSGLYGILRPTDFIQPYPLEMGQKLENQKGSNLYSFWQDISIPPFAKI, encoded by the coding sequence TTGATAGGAAATAAGAAAGTAGCTTTTTACGGCATTGTTTTTCAGGCTCTAAAGGCTGAAGATTTTGATTCCGAAGACATAGAATTTGCTCAAAAAAGCTTAAGAATCCTTTCTGGATTATATGGTATACTTAGACCAACTGATTTTATTCAGCCCTATCCATTGGAGATGGGGCAGAAGCTTGAAAATCAAAAGGGAAGTAATCTATATAGCTTTTGGCAGGATATCTCTATCCCGCCTTTTGCT